One window from the genome of Musa acuminata AAA Group cultivar baxijiao chromosome BXJ1-4, Cavendish_Baxijiao_AAA, whole genome shotgun sequence encodes:
- the LOC135672632 gene encoding beta-galactosidase 1-like, translated as MEASKYLLFLLIASSLCCIARSTTVSHDGRALVIDGQRRILFTGAIHYPRSTPEMWPDLVQKSKEGGLDAIETYVFWNGHEPRRREYYFGGNYDLIRFLKEVHNAGLYAILRIGPYVCAEWNYGGLPVWLRQIPDIELRTDNQPWKDEMQNFTTLIVDMVKQAGLFATQGGPIILAQIENEFGNVETSYGDAGPRYVNWCSQMADSLSIDVPWIMCQQADAPQPMINTCNGFSGCDAFTPNNENSPKIWTENWTGWFKNWGSPDPHRPAEELAFQVARFFQTKGTLQNYYMYHGGTNFGRTSGGPYIVTSYDYDAPLDEYGYTRQPKWGHLKELHASIKLMEKALTYGEVEEVNLDNELTITKYSGDGVNPACFLSNQNSKLNATIDYEGSTYFLPAWSVSILPDCKSEVYNTAKVKTQTSLMVKKRNTAMEASEVLYWSWRPERLGISAKGFGSTFTVNNLLEQKSVTLDESDYLWYTTSVDVGEKEEFTLSVNTTGHILHAFVNGRLVGSQYGLAGQLNFTFERKVWFNPGRNVISLLSATVGLQNYGAYYDLAPTGIVGGPVKLIGENTTLDLSNYTWSYKIGLDGEVRRIHLDRRAVKWHSGMLPTNRPFTWYKATFQAPLGSEAVVVDLLGMGKGTAWVNGNSIGRFWPNYTASADGCHECDYRGTFSSNKCQTGCGEPSQRWYHVPRSFLKLGEPNTLMLFEEAGGNPLQVNFQTVTVGAACASASEGDTLSLSCLRGRTISSVDFASFEEPEGTCGAFEGGKGCSSDEAFAVIKDSCLGKESCSIEITEEFGKSCGTLPSPRKLVVQVTC; from the exons ATGGAGGCCTCCAAATACTTGTTGTTCTTGTTGATCGCTTCTTCTCTTTGTTGCATTGCTCGTTCGACGACGGTCTCTCACGATGGACGAGCTCTGGTCATCGACGGCCAACGTCGGATTCTCTTCACCGGCGCCATCCACTATCCGCGCAGTACTCCTGAG ATGTGGCCGGACTTGGTACAGAAATCAAAAGAAGGAGGGCTTGATGCAATCGAGACGTATGTTTTCTGGAATGGCCATGAGCCCAGGCGACGTGAG tactACTTTGGAGGCAACTACGATCTCATTAGGTTTCTCAAAGAAGTTCATAATGCTGGACTGTATGCCATCCTTCGGATCGGTCCGTATGTTTGTGCCGAGTGGAATTATGG AGGACTTCCTGTCTGGTTGAGACAAATCCCAGACATAGAACTGAGGACAGATAACCAGCCGTGGAAG GATGAGATGCAAAATTTTACTACCTTAATAGTAGACATGGTTAAGCAAGCAGGACTCTTTGCAACGCAAGGAGGACCCATCATCTTAGCTCAG ATCGAAAATGAATTTGGCAACGTCGAGACCAGCTACGGCGATGCCGGGCCGCGTTACGTCAATTGGTGCTCGCAAATGGCAGATTCTCTAAGCATCGATGTGCCATGGATCATGTGCCAACAAGCTGATGCTCCCCAGCCGATG ATCAATACTTGCAACGGGTTTTCCGGCTGTGATGCTTTTACACCCAACAACGAGAACAGTCCGAAGATATGGACAGAGAATTGGACTGGCTG GTTCAAGAACTGGGGCTCTCCGGATCCACACAGGCCTGCCGAAGAACTGGCATTTCAAGTAGCTCGCTTTTTCCAAACCAAAGGGACACTGCAAAACTACTATATG TATCATGGAGGAACCAACTTTGGCAGAACCTCAGGTGGCCCTTACATTGTCACAAGCTACGATTATGATGCTCCACTCGATGAGTACG GTTACACAAGGCAACCAAAGTGGGGGCATTTGAAGGAGTTACATGCATCCATTAAGTTAATGGAGAAGGCCCTCACCTATGGAGAAGTCGAAGAAGTTAATCTTGACAATGAATTGACG ATCACCAAATACTCTGGTGACGGAGTCAATCCTGCTTGTTTCTTGAGTAATCAGAACAGCAAATTAAATGCCACCATAGACTATGAGGGAAGTACATATTTCCTGCCTGCTTGGTCTGTCAGCATTCTTCCTGACTGCAAGAGCGAAGTATATAACACTGCCAAG GTAAAGACTCAGACTTCTCTCATGGTGAAGAAGCGAAACACTGCCATGGAAGCATCTGAAGTCTTGTATTGGTCTTGGAGACCAGAGAGACTGGGAATCTCTGCAAAAGGTTTTGGCAGTACATTCACCGTTAACAATCTCTTAGAGCAGAAAAGCGTCACTCTTGATGAAAGTGACTACTTATGGTACACAACCAG TGTGGATGTGGGCGAGAAGGAAGAATTTACTCTGAGTGTCAACACCACCGGCCACATCCTCCATGCCTTTGTTAATGGCAGGCTAGTAG GTTCTCAATATGGCCTGGCTGGACAGCTTAACTTCACTTTCGAGCGAAAAGTATGGTTTAATCCTGGCCGAAATGTAATATCATTGCTAAGTGCAACTGTTGGCCTTCAG AACTATGGTGCATATTATGATCTGGCGCCAACAGGAATTGTTGGTGGACCTGTAAAATTGATTGGAGAAAATACCACTTTGGATTTGTCCAATTATACTTGGTCTTACAAG ATTGGACTGGATGGGGAGGTGAGACGGATCCACCTTGATCGACGTGCAGTGAAGTGGCATTCGGGCATGCTTCCAACAAATAGACCATTCACTTGGTATAAG GCGACCTTCCAAGCTCCATTAGGCTCGGAGGCGGTGGTGGTTGACTTGCTCGGCATGGGCAAAGGAACAGCTTGGGTGAACGGCAATAGCATCGGCAGGTTCTGGCCGAACTACACTGCCTCAGCCGATGGTTGCCATGAATGCGATTACAGAGGCACATTTAGCTCCAATAAGTGCCAAACTGGATGCGGCGAGCCGTCCCAGCGATG GTATCACGTCCCGCGATCCTTCCTGAAGCTCGGCGAGCCGAACACCCTAATGCTATTCGAGGAGGCCGGCGGCAATCCGCTGCAGGTGAACTTCCAGACTGTCACTGTCGGTGCGGCATGCGCCTCCGCCAGTGAGGGAGACACCCTGAGCTTGTCGTGCCTTAGAGGGCGTACGATCTCGAGCGTTGACTTTGCTAGCTTCGAAGAGCCGGAAGGAACATGCGGAGCATTCGAGGGTGGGAAAGGATGCAGTTCCGACGAGGCGTTTGCTGTCATCAAGGACTCATGTCTCGGAAAGGAATCGTGCTCGATCGAGATCACTGAGGAGTTTGGCAAATCTTGTGGCACTCTGCCCTCTCCCAGGAAGCTGGTAGTTCAAGTGACCTGTTGA
- the LOC135672633 gene encoding putative GEM-like protein 8 has translation MESLHREHVIGIPVSSVAYAGGEELPGNPAPSHCKQKKDSVVDWMSKLGEKAGGFREHVILGPKISETMKGKLSMGARIVQAGGVERVFRQAFSIVPGEKLLKAFQCYLSTTAGPIPGMLFVSTDKIAFRSDRSLKLTSPKGGLVRVPYKVLIPLGRIKEAIQSENTTKPNQKYIQILTEDDFEFWFMGFVNCERSFRYLQQAISVSNEQDE, from the exons ATGGAGAGCCTACACCGTGAGCATGTCATCGGGATTCCTGTGAGCTCCGTCGCATATGCTGGAGGGGAGGAACTGCCAGGAAATCCTGCTCCTTCCCACTGCAAACAGA AGAAGGACTCTGTTGTCGACTGGATGAGCAAGCTCGGAGAGAAGGCAGGAGGCTTCCGCGAACATG TGATTTTGGGTCCCAAGATCTCTGAAACCATGAAGGGGAAGCTGAGCATGGGAGCTCGGATTGTTCAAGCAGGTGGGGTCGAGAGGGTCTTCAGACAAGCCTTCTCCATCGTGCCAGGCGAAAAGTTGCTCAAAGCCTTCCAGTGCTATCTTTCAACCACAGCTGGTCCCATCCCGGGCATGCTTTTCGTTTCCACTGACAAGATCGCCTTCCGCAGCGATCGATCCCTCAAATTAACTTCTCCTAAAGGAGGCTTGGTTAGAGTGCCTTACAAG GTTTTGATTCCACTCGGTAGGATAAAGGAAGCCATCCAGAGTGAGAACACTACCAAGCCAAACCAGAAGTACATCCAGATACTCACAGAGGATGATTTCGAGTTCTGGTTTATGGGTTTTGTCAACTGTGAGCGATCCTTCAGGTACTTGCAGCAGGCAATCTCAGTGTCCAATGAGCAAGATGAGTAG